In Roseomonas fluvialis, one genomic interval encodes:
- a CDS encoding HlyD family type I secretion periplasmic adaptor subunit: protein MSAAADALEAAFDAAVPQPRLGRLIGIAAAVLVVGVGGLLGWAAITPIERAVIGQGTLVAEGRRKSVTLLEPGILRELLVREGERVAAGQPLLRLDTTQADASAAQARAVFWGQSVRAARLVAEQQESRRMMLPDGAGAAGRIDPAIASLIEAEGRLFAARWEAYDGAVGVSRTRVAQLREQVVAYAAQREATATRVAAIRAELEGVTQLLARGFATRTRLWELQRAEAELSGNLGQFQAQEAQTREAIAQAELELANTRLVRQQEVARELQDAQALRADAEQRLRGAEDVLARRVVTAPEPGVVTEIRFFTPGSSVGAGQPILDLVPVDDRLVAEVRLALTDVENVRVGQPARLRLAAFRTRDVPLIETAVTYLSADRQIDAQGGSYFAARLSVDPSVLGELPSGTTLAPGMPVEAFLLGERRSALDYVLRPLTDGLRRSLRD, encoded by the coding sequence ATGAGCGCGGCCGCGGATGCGCTGGAAGCCGCCTTCGACGCGGCGGTGCCACAGCCGCGCCTGGGCCGGCTCATCGGCATCGCGGCCGCGGTGCTGGTGGTCGGCGTGGGTGGGCTGCTGGGCTGGGCGGCGATCACGCCGATCGAACGCGCGGTGATCGGCCAGGGCACGCTGGTGGCTGAGGGTCGGCGCAAATCCGTCACGCTGCTCGAACCCGGGATCCTGCGCGAACTGCTGGTGCGCGAGGGCGAGCGTGTGGCAGCGGGGCAGCCGCTGCTGCGGCTCGATACCACCCAGGCGGATGCTTCCGCGGCGCAGGCGCGCGCAGTGTTCTGGGGGCAGTCGGTGCGCGCGGCCCGGCTGGTCGCCGAACAGCAGGAAAGCCGGCGGATGATGCTGCCTGACGGCGCCGGCGCGGCGGGTCGTATCGACCCCGCGATCGCGTCGTTGATCGAGGCCGAGGGCCGCCTCTTTGCCGCGCGCTGGGAAGCCTATGACGGCGCGGTGGGGGTCAGCCGCACGCGCGTCGCGCAGTTGCGCGAGCAGGTGGTGGCCTATGCCGCGCAGCGCGAGGCGACGGCCACGCGCGTGGCCGCCATCCGTGCCGAGTTGGAAGGTGTCACACAGCTTCTCGCGCGTGGTTTCGCCACACGCACGCGACTGTGGGAGCTGCAGCGCGCGGAGGCGGAACTTTCGGGCAATCTCGGCCAGTTCCAGGCGCAGGAAGCCCAAACCCGCGAGGCGATCGCGCAGGCCGAGCTCGAACTGGCGAACACGCGCCTGGTGCGGCAGCAGGAGGTCGCGCGCGAATTGCAGGACGCGCAGGCGCTGCGCGCGGACGCCGAACAGCGCCTGCGTGGCGCCGAGGACGTGCTGGCACGCCGCGTCGTGACCGCGCCCGAGCCCGGCGTGGTCACCGAAATCCGCTTCTTCACGCCCGGCAGCAGCGTGGGTGCGGGGCAGCCGATCCTGGACCTTGTGCCGGTCGATGACCGCCTGGTGGCGGAGGTGCGGCTCGCCCTGACCGATGTCGAGAATGTGCGCGTCGGCCAGCCGGCGCGGCTGCGCCTCGCGGCCTTCCGCACGCGCGACGTGCCGCTGATCGAGACGGCGGTGACGTATCTCTCGGCGGATCGGCAGATCGATGCGCAGGGCGGGTCGTACTTTGCCGCTCGGCTGTCGGTCGACCCGAGCGTCCTCGGCGAATTGCCGTCGGGCACCACGCTGGCACCGGGCATGCCGGTCGAGGCCTTCCTGCTCGGCGAACGGCGCTCTGCTCTCGACTATGTGCTCAGGCCGCTGACCGATGGCCTGCGCCGATCGCTGCGGGATTGA
- a CDS encoding ATP-binding cassette domain-containing protein → MNATLTPALLPPRLLAPTLAVCVVLSVAVQATMLTAPMLTMHVFDGVLESRNLGTLWVLSAAFLAALLLGGVLQYLRAALLAALAERIGRRLQLRALAASVRVALGGDRTAAGRALQDVAELRRMLGGSIPADVLDLLSIPLALGFLWLLHPLFFLVALMAALVQGAIGVLADRVTRGATAQAKLHEARGRRGLVQQLGLREMVLGLGMLPAALARFAPRHALALQRRGGAERDARALAGLLELAVFAQQGAIVGAGVWLLLAHEVSHGSMLAAATLVAFATRPVVHLVGHWRDWSEGLAAARRLAKLVRAGAPPERASCATDAPSGLMVQGLSLFAPGRTRPLVDALDLALPPGSALVLAGPNGAGKSTLIRALLGLAAPASGRVLLDGQDTWRTPRDAFAGRIGYLPQEAQLLDGSILENIARFDDDGASAAVASARRVGAHDAIGRLPRGYENAAGADAGLSGGQARLVALARAFHGAPRVIVLDEPEAGLDGAARAGVRAGVAAARAEGSVVLLVSHDVAAWRGAVDGVLRLTGEGPWTLETTA, encoded by the coding sequence ATGAACGCGACCCTGACGCCGGCGCTGCTGCCGCCGCGCCTGCTGGCGCCGACGCTTGCGGTCTGCGTGGTGCTCTCGGTTGCGGTGCAGGCGACCATGCTGACCGCACCGATGCTGACCATGCATGTCTTCGACGGTGTGCTGGAAAGCCGCAACCTCGGTACGCTGTGGGTGCTCTCGGCAGCCTTCCTGGCGGCGCTGCTGTTGGGCGGTGTGCTGCAATACCTGCGCGCCGCGCTGCTGGCCGCGCTGGCCGAACGCATCGGGCGGCGGCTGCAGCTCCGGGCTCTCGCGGCCTCGGTGCGCGTGGCACTCGGCGGTGATCGCACGGCCGCCGGGCGCGCGCTGCAGGACGTGGCGGAACTGCGCCGCATGCTGGGCGGATCGATCCCGGCCGATGTGCTGGACCTGCTGTCGATCCCGCTCGCGCTCGGCTTCCTGTGGCTGCTGCATCCGTTATTCTTCCTGGTCGCGCTTATGGCTGCGCTGGTGCAGGGCGCGATCGGGGTGCTGGCCGACCGCGTGACGCGCGGCGCGACCGCGCAGGCCAAGCTGCACGAGGCACGCGGCCGCCGCGGGCTGGTGCAGCAGCTGGGTCTGCGCGAGATGGTGCTTGGCCTCGGCATGCTGCCAGCCGCACTCGCGCGCTTCGCGCCACGCCATGCGCTGGCACTGCAGAGGCGCGGCGGGGCCGAGCGTGACGCCCGCGCCCTGGCAGGCCTGCTGGAACTCGCCGTCTTCGCGCAGCAGGGTGCGATCGTGGGTGCGGGCGTGTGGCTGCTGCTGGCGCACGAGGTCTCACACGGATCGATGCTGGCGGCAGCGACGCTGGTGGCCTTTGCGACGCGACCCGTGGTGCACCTGGTCGGACATTGGCGGGACTGGAGCGAGGGCCTCGCGGCTGCCCGTCGCCTCGCCAAGCTGGTGCGTGCCGGCGCGCCGCCGGAGCGCGCGTCGTGCGCGACCGACGCACCATCGGGCCTGATGGTGCAGGGCCTGAGCCTGTTCGCGCCGGGGCGCACGCGTCCGCTCGTCGACGCGCTGGACCTCGCGCTGCCGCCGGGCAGTGCGCTGGTGCTGGCCGGGCCGAACGGCGCGGGCAAGTCCACGCTGATCCGCGCGCTGCTCGGGCTCGCCGCGCCGGCATCGGGCCGCGTGTTGCTCGATGGGCAGGACACCTGGCGCACGCCACGCGACGCTTTCGCCGGGCGCATCGGCTACCTGCCGCAGGAGGCGCAATTGCTGGACGGGAGCATCCTCGAGAACATCGCGCGCTTCGATGATGACGGCGCCAGCGCCGCCGTTGCGTCCGCGCGGCGCGTCGGCGCGCATGACGCGATCGGCCGCCTGCCGCGTGGCTACGAGAACGCCGCCGGGGCCGATGCCGGTCTGTCAGGCGGCCAGGCCCGGCTGGTCGCGCTGGCGCGTGCCTTCCATGGCGCGCCGCGGGTGATCGTGCTCGACGAACCGGAGGCGGGGCTGGACGGTGCCGCGCGCGCGGGCGTGCGGGCCGGCGTCGCCGCGGCACGCGCGGAGGGCAGCGTCGTGCTGCTGGTCTCGCACGACGTGGCTGCCTGGCGCGGCGCGGTCGATGGCGTGCTGCGCCTGACCGGCGAGGGCCCCTGGACGCTGGAGACTACGGCATGA